The following nucleotide sequence is from Camelus ferus isolate YT-003-E chromosome 35, BCGSAC_Cfer_1.0, whole genome shotgun sequence.
GCCCCTCGCCCCTCACCCCTTCCAATGAGGGGGGCAGGCGCACATCAGGCTGGGCAGCAAATGGCGGTCTCCAGCTGCAAACCAGGGGatgctccctgccctgggctgtgtCCCCCTCCACTGCCCAGAATGCGCCAAGCCCAGCAGAGCCGGTGGTGGGCCTGATCTCTGGGCTATGGTTGGGGAGACCCAGAATCCTGGTCCAGGCAGGCCGaagaaggggctgggggcagcccccCAGGGTCCCCAAATTAGcaccaggaggaaggagggcccaGTGGGGTGGGAGCTCAGGACAAGAAAGGGCTCATGTGGCCCTGCCTTGTACAGGAGGCAGCTCAAAGACCTCTGGCCGGGCCTGGCCAGAAGACAACACAGGGGTCACACCCTTCCCGAGTGGGGGGGCatgtccccagggctcccccttCCCAGGCTCCATCATCTGCTGGCTGTGCCAAAGAGTGTGTGGAGCGAGGGGCACATGAGGCTGGGGGTGTCCCGAGGGACCCATGCTCCATTCTAAGACCAGGGAGCCTGGTCTCCCTAGAGAGGCACAGCGTCACCCTGACTGCCCAAGATCCAGACCCAGTGCCTCAGCCTTCACTTCCAGAGGCTGAGCGGGGACAGAGCAGTCCCCCAGAACCCCTAGCTCCCCAAGTCTCTCTCTGGCAGGGTGTCCCCTCAGGGACCTCATTGGAGGTGGCAGGAAGGCACAGGCAAGAGGCCCAGAGGTGGCAGGTTGGCCTGGGGCTGTGTGGAGGCCCCGGGTCACATCGGCCAGGACCGCTGTGGGCTAGAGTCACCTTGTGGAGCTGCCGCCAGGTGAGAGGCCCTCGTGCAGGGAGAAGCGGGAATGTCGGTGTCTCTCCTACCGGGCATCGATGCACGGCTCAGTGGTTTAGGGTGCGTGGGTGTGGTGATGGGATGGCGGACCCCTGAGCCTCTCCTTCCAGTGAAAGACAACTCAGGAGGAACACATGACGACACAGCGCGTCCTGGGCCCATGactgtgggtggagggtgggcaggcgCTGTGAGGGCCAGGCTGTGGGTGTCCGGTGCAGAGGCAGGGCCGGGGTCTGGGGGGCCGGGCGGGTCACATGATGGAGCAGCGTTTACAGCGCTGCTTCTTCATGTCGAGGTCCTGGGGGTCACTGGCGGGGGCCTCAGGCCCCACCTGGTTCTCTTCTCTGGAGCATTCAGTGGCgggaggttggggggggggggggaggctcgGCTGCACTGCCGTTGGGCGGGGCAGGCTCCTTGGGCTCGGCTGCGTCTTCGATGACCCCCAGCTCTGCAGTGACGGTGTCCTGCAAGCCCAGCGCCTTCTGGGTCTCGGCTTCACCCTCCACGTTCTGGTAGCCCATGAAGATCATGGTGACTGGGGGCTCCTGGCCGGGCTGGATGCCTGGCGGGCCCGACGTGGCCTCTCCCGGCTGGGCCTGAACTCCCGTGATCTCCCGCCTGGAGGGCGTGGTCCGGATGGCCTCCTCTGACGGTGGTCCCCGGGGCTCCACTGGCCCTGCCACGGACCCCGCTTCGCTCAGCGTGACCTCCTCTGCCTTGTGGGTGAGTTCCTCCACCTCAGAGGAGCTCAGGGGGTGGATCCCATTCTCCGCTTTGCCGTCCACGGCATGGACCACTGCCTTCATTATGGCGGAGCCTTCCACCATCCTCCTGAGGGTGTTGAAGATTCTCTTCTCCTTGGGCGTGCCCACCGGTGTCTGCTGAGAATTCAGCACCACCTCTGCCTTCTGGTCCTCCTGGGCGGGGGgcagggccggggccggggcgcgGGCTGGGCTCCGGGCTGCTGTGCCCTCCTTGGTGGCAGGCAGCGCATCGGGGTTCTCTAGCTCCTCAATCTCCTTCTCCAGCCTGGAGACGGAGCCCTCCAGGAGCCGTGCCTTCTGCTCATCCTCCTGCGTCTGCCTCCTCATGTCCTCGTCCCCCTCGAGAAGGAGGACAGGCATCCCCTCCAGCAGCCAGTGTTCCCGCAGCGCCTTGGACTTCAGGTGCTGCAGCTGCCGCCGGCCTTCCTCCAGCTGCCGGCGCCTTAGCTCgatctctgcctgcctcctccgCTTCTCTGCAATGGCCTGGAGCCGCTTCTGCTGGGATGTTGTCTCTGCCGCCATTTCCCCGCCGAGGTCCGTGGGTCCGCGAGGCCGGGCGGGGCGGTCGCGGGGGTGCGCCGCCGCTGCGCTTCGCTCTCGCCCCCTCCCGCCCCTAATAATATTCTTTACAGCAAAAAGATTTTACGCAGAATCgcatattgcatttagttgtcaggtctttttggtttttttttttttaagtttccttcagTGGGAAAAAATTTCTCTCTTGAACTTAGGTAGTGTTgacatgtttaaaaattacacGCAGGTGATTTTGTAGAATATCCCCCAGTTTGGAGTATCTGAAGGTTCCTAATGATTAGATTCAGATTGTACATCTTGGTCAAGGATATCATAGAAATGATGCTGTGTTCTCTCAGACGATACATGATTTCAGTCACTGGTGGTGTGCACTCTTCCCATTTGTAATTAATAAGAATTTTGCAGGGAAGAGGTAATTTGAAACTGTGTAAATATGTCATTTGTCATCaaactttccatttattcatatgTTTATATCTGTATGGAcctataattttctatttcattcaatGAGTtataatttgttccttttattatttattgtaatgCTCAAATGGCCCATATTTGATCAATGGGAACCCCTTCAAGCTagcttctgtgtctttttaaCATGTCGCCTTTTTAATACTTCTGTGATTTCTAGTACAAGAAGGTATATCATCATCTTATACATTCCCTGCACTAGCTTTGGAATTAATCACTTATCCAAGGAGCCCCAATTCCTTACAGTGAAACAGAGTATTTAGAAGCCATGATCTGGGTCTTAGGAGTTCTCACTGCTATGGGGGTGTCACTGTTCCCAGCCCTCTCAGTGGACAGATTAGGGAGCGgtatttacacacatacatccaCATTTAGATTATAGGCATGCCTCAGAGATAATGTGAGTTTAGTTCCaggccactgcaataaagtgagtcacctaagttttttggtttcccagtgcatttaaaagttatgtttatattatGTTAAGTTTGCAATagaattatgtctttaaaaaatgtacataccttaattaaaaatacttcattgctaaaaaatgctatcatctgagccttcagcaagttgtaaatTTTTGTGCAATAgtagcatcaaagatcactgatcacacatcatcataacaaatataaaaataatgagagtctgtttctgttttgcaaaaaagttcatctgtatcactttttttagattccacatatgagagatatcataggatatttgtctttgtctgacttcatttagtgtgttatagcacagggaactattttcaataccttgtaataacctataaaggaaaagaatctgaaaaagaatatatatgtatgtgtgtgtgtgtgtatatataactgaatcactttgctgtacaccagaaactaacacaacattgtaaatcaactatacttgaataaaacaaatgagaaattttgaaatattgtgagaatcacccaaatgtgacacagagatataaaagtaagcaaatgctgttggaaaaacagtagaaaaatagGTTTGCTCCATGCAGGGatgtcacaaaccttcaatttgtaaaaaatgcaatatctgtgaagcacaataaagcaaagcacaataaaatgatgTGTCTGTATTTTTATAACTGCATATATTGAAAACCAAGAGTTTTTACCAATTGGCTTCCAACAAGACAAGGTTTGTTCTAATCTTCTCCCTTTCACGTTTTTAACTCCCTTTTATAACCATGAGAAACTTGGCCCCCATTATCTCTAATAAGTTTCCCTATTTGTAACCATGTTTCTATCTGCACCACAACCCGCTCCCTTGCCTGTacaccctcctctcccagcttGGGCTGTAACAGCACTTTCTGGGCTGCACTGTATGCCTCCCACAGCCAGATGCTCTCCTCACCCAGCACGGGCTCTGATTCCCTACAGCAGACCACCCCTCTGTAGAGGTGCCTTCTGCAAACCCTCAGACTTCGATTCCTCTTGTTGGGCCCCCCATTTGGTGGTCCTCCTCACCTGCTCAGGCTCCAGTATCCCATGTTGGGCCAGCCCTCCTCACCCTGCTTGGTCTCCGACACCCTGTGCTGGGCAGGCTTCCTGTGTAGATGCCCCCTTCACCTCACTTGGGCTCTGACCCCCATTCCGGGTCACCCTGGCTCCACCCCCTCCATTCTGCTGGCATGGATGCCAACCCTGCTTTGTGCTACCTCATGGCTTTTGGAGTTgttcagaaagaggaggagagaagaagaaacagaacaattcttttaaaacttatatCAGATAAAAATGGTTATAGCAATTTGCATAGCCATCAGCACTCTACAAGGTATCTTATTCCTCTATATCCTCCTGAAATGACTCCCTCTCTAATGCAGAGCAAAAGTCAAAGTCCCCATAATAGCATCCTAAGCCCTACTTGACCATTGCTTGTTACCCCAGTGTCTCAGCTCTTTCCGAAGCCCCCCTCCCATCCCCGTGTTCTGACTTTCCTCGCATACTTGGCTTCCTAGCTGTTCCTCAAATATGTAAGGCAACCTCCTGCAGGTTCTTTGTTGTAGCTGTTTCCTCTGGTCCAAGCATTCTTCCTCCAGATATTCCTTCAAATATCTGTGCAAATCTCATGTTAGTAAGCTCTAATCTGATGCATTCATTTGCTCAGGCTGACATAATAAAATACACAGCCTGGGTGGTtttaataacagaaatgtattttctcatgattctggAAGCTGGGAGTCCAAgtccaaggtgtcagcaggtttggttcgTGGCCTGCAGATGGACACTGTCTCATGCCTTTTCTCTATGCATGTGCATATCCCTGGGGTCATAAATCCCTGGTATCTCTCTCTGTCTTAGCCTTCCTTTTTAAGGACACTATTcagaatagttttatttaaacttatctttttaaaaggccctgtctccaaatacagtcacattctgagatctgagggttaggacttcaacatatgaacttcgTGGGaacaaagtttaatttataacATCTGACCACCTAACATAATGTTGAAATTTGCAATGACCTGGTATTTCCAATCAACATCACCTtgttctacatttttatttccataactCTGATCAACTTTTACCATAGTATATAATTTGATCGATATATATTAAGCTTCTCCTCCCgctattaaaatatatgttttacaagggcttagaacagtgcttagtAACCACTCCATGCATTGCGtctagtgaatgaatgaaattaatatGTCCGTttattgttgatgaacatttgggttatttccagtttggcgAAGAATGTgcaatgaatattattttaaatgtacctTGGCATACATGCGTCAGCATAGTCTCTAATGTATGCCCAAAGTGTGGAATTGTGGGGTCATAGGGTATTTGTGTTATATTATTTTCCTAGGaatgctgtaacaaaataccacaaactgggtgacttaaaacaatagaaatttatctCTCATAGTCTGAAGGCCCAAAGTCTGAAACAGAAGTgtcagggccatgctccctctgaaagtCTTAGGGAAaactcctctctttcctcttcctagTTTCTGGTGTTTACTGGAAATCCttacattccttggcttgtagcaaCACAACTCCATCTCTACCtccgtcttcacatggcctttgtCTCTACATGCCTGTGTCTATGTTTTCAAatcactttctcttttcccttataAGGATACTAGTTACTGGATTAGGGCCTCCTCTAACCctgtatgacttcattttaacctGAGAGAGAGCATATCACAAGGTACATGAAAGGCAGGCTTGAGCTACAACTTTCGTTGGGCAGGTGACATTTAGGTAGACAGAAGACTTCAGCCCTGGGACCAATAGATGTGGCCACTGCCCACCCAAGAACTAGCACaaagcctcctcctcctcgccaGTGCCTTGGAGACACGTAGGTCACTGCCTTCCCTTCGCATACGTGCACAGCATCTTAGAAAAGCACGTCAGAGGGAGATCGCCTCAAAGATTTCAGTTCCATTGTCCAAGGGGTACATTGTCCAAGGGCTACTGAACAGCAGCTGTAAGAACTGTTTAGATGATTGGCTCGGACTAAGTTTAAACCAGGTTAggcatttagtttttcttttttcccacttacctgtgggtgcaggagaaaagccaaatgaaataaagaccAAATTTACAAAtaccttttctgtgcaaaagtgAGTCATGACGTGTGTCAAGAAATTGCAGCTCACTACTAAATCTTCCAACTTGCTGCCTCTTTTGCCACTACCCATCCTGCATTTtgaagaattcttaaaatgtttgatTATTCTCTTGTTCCACCCAAGTGTATAGGTGGCTCCCTCTTCTTAATAAATGGTACATCAAATGTAGGCATACAGTGTTCTCCAAGGCACTGCCT
It contains:
- the LOC116661512 gene encoding paralemmin-1-like; its protein translation is MAAETTSQQKRLQAIAEKRRRQAEIELRRRQLEEGRRQLQHLKSKALREHWLLEGMPVLLLEGDEDMRRQTQEDEQKARLLEGSVSRLEKEIEELENPDALPATKEGTAARSPARAPAPALPPAQEDQKAEVVLNSQQTPVGTPKEKRIFNTLRRMVEGSAIMKAVVHAVDGKAENGIHPLSSSEVEELTHKAEEVTLSEAGSVAGPVEPRGPPSEEAIRTTPSRREITGVQAQPGEATSGPPGIQPGQEPPVTMIFMGYQNVEGEAETQKALGLQDTVTAELGVIEDAAEPKEPAPPNGSAAEPPPPPPTSRH